A window of the Streptomyces griseochromogenes genome harbors these coding sequences:
- a CDS encoding streptophobe family protein codes for MSAATGVGTARRDTSLPWADILLSAIAAVSWALMGMAGTAALGLHLLRADAAGSLGPMTAAVVALGAGGSISPAGDVSAFGLKGAQAHTAVEITPLGVSLVGALLLSWFFLRSLRTAGVVIAPVELLARAGAVVALFVAMLGGLAWAGHDVITIDGGSLGLDKLPGGGGKGGGLHIPGLGDIGGLLPDRIGDLIHAKAAVGFTVDSAPTLLGGLGWSAGILLIALLASRRTPLPRGWEAVHRVVRPAVSALVTVLLVAVVAGFAAAAYAAIGDDHPRRIAGAALLGAPNGVWLGVPLGLFVPWDGRATGALGKLLPHPLDQLLSARSDQPVTLGRLAGLDGRVWLLAVAAALLMLLAGVLTAVRTPVRGSSGGPGGALGFAGRCALRLGIANALVLPLLAWLTDVSVDASLSVLGFDAFGAGIELHGHLGMALLLGAVWGAGAGAAGALLAWVTGAAGSRVVGPGTGEARGAPATAADGSGQAGYAGGAAGHPEYGGGVAGPPGHGGRPAGRGGAVGHSGYGGTAGPYAPGRPYRPPNPDTNPYLQVPEGLRARPEDARPPSAGDDMYGAPTVARPYDPPPPRSRPGGRARDRSREGPDDGPPPPPPPRPPRTPGK; via the coding sequence ATGAGCGCTGCCACAGGCGTCGGGACCGCACGACGAGACACTTCTCTGCCATGGGCGGACATCCTGCTGTCCGCGATCGCCGCCGTGAGCTGGGCGTTGATGGGGATGGCGGGCACGGCCGCGCTCGGTCTGCATCTGCTGCGGGCCGACGCGGCGGGCTCACTGGGCCCCATGACGGCGGCGGTTGTGGCGCTCGGGGCGGGTGGTTCGATCTCACCGGCGGGCGATGTGTCCGCTTTCGGACTGAAAGGCGCCCAGGCGCACACGGCCGTCGAGATCACGCCACTGGGCGTCAGCCTGGTGGGCGCACTGCTGCTCTCGTGGTTCTTCCTACGGTCCCTGCGCACGGCCGGAGTTGTCATCGCACCCGTCGAACTCCTCGCGCGCGCGGGCGCGGTGGTCGCGCTCTTCGTGGCCATGCTCGGCGGGCTGGCCTGGGCCGGGCACGACGTCATCACGATCGACGGCGGCTCGCTCGGCCTGGACAAGCTGCCCGGCGGGGGCGGCAAGGGGGGCGGCCTGCACATCCCGGGCCTGGGGGACATCGGCGGGCTGCTGCCGGACCGGATCGGGGACCTGATTCACGCCAAGGCAGCCGTCGGCTTCACCGTGGACAGCGCGCCCACGCTCCTCGGCGGCCTCGGCTGGTCCGCCGGCATCCTGCTGATCGCCCTGCTCGCCTCCCGACGCACTCCCCTGCCGCGCGGCTGGGAGGCCGTGCACCGGGTGGTGCGGCCCGCCGTCTCGGCGCTCGTCACCGTGCTGCTGGTGGCCGTCGTCGCCGGGTTCGCGGCGGCGGCGTACGCGGCGATCGGCGACGACCACCCGCGCCGGATCGCGGGCGCGGCCCTGCTCGGCGCCCCGAACGGGGTGTGGCTCGGCGTCCCCCTCGGCCTGTTCGTCCCCTGGGACGGCAGGGCCACCGGCGCGCTGGGCAAGCTGCTGCCCCACCCGCTCGACCAACTGCTGAGCGCGCGGTCGGACCAGCCCGTCACCCTGGGCCGGCTGGCCGGTCTCGACGGACGGGTGTGGCTGCTCGCGGTGGCGGCGGCGCTGCTGATGCTGCTGGCCGGGGTGCTGACGGCGGTGCGGACACCGGTGCGGGGCTCCTCCGGTGGGCCGGGAGGCGCCCTGGGCTTCGCCGGGCGCTGCGCCCTGCGGCTCGGGATCGCGAACGCGCTGGTCCTGCCCCTGCTCGCCTGGCTGACGGACGTCTCGGTGGACGCCTCGCTGTCCGTGCTGGGCTTCGACGCCTTCGGCGCGGGCATCGAACTGCACGGGCACCTGGGCATGGCGCTGCTCCTGGGCGCCGTGTGGGGCGCGGGGGCCGGCGCGGCCGGAGCGCTGCTGGCCTGGGTGACGGGGGCCGCGGGGAGCCGGGTCGTGGGGCCGGGTACGGGTGAGGCACGGGGCGCGCCGGCCACGGCGGCGGACGGGAGCGGGCAGGCCGGGTACGCCGGAGGTGCCGCGGGACACCCCGAGTACGGCGGCGGGGTCGCCGGGCCCCCTGGCCACGGCGGCAGGCCGGCCGGGCGCGGCGGCGCGGTCGGGCACTCGGGGTACGGCGGCACGGCCGGGCCGTATGCGCCGGGCAGGCCGTACCGGCCGCCGAACCCCGACACGAACCCCTATCTCCAGGTACCGGAGGGACTGCGGGCGCGGCCCGAGGACGCGCGGCCGCCGTCGGCCGGGGACGACATGTACGGCGCCCCCACCGTCGCCCGGCCCTACGATCCGCCTCCGCCCCGCAGCCGTCCCGGCGGGCGCGCGCGTGATCGTTCGCGGGAGGGGCCGGACGACGGGCCGCCGCCTCCGCCGCCCCCGCGACCGCCCAGAACGCCCGGCAAGTGA
- a CDS encoding transglycosylase SLT domain-containing protein produces the protein MPKNILSRGHSRTLTKQHKIAIAGVATLGAAAVALSAVPSSAKTITAGAPAAAAQVQYAAQPVKDVKGTLTDQLATQTVKLDAFAAKKAAADALAKKQAAAKQAEAKQKAAAAAAAKAAQERAAKEAASRSAQRPEVQLVAAKTYSNNLDGWIRQALDIMKSKGIPGSYNGLHKNIMRESSGNPMAINDWDVNAINGIPSKGLLQVIPPTFNAYHVAGTSWDIYNPVANITAAANYAADKYGSIDNVNSAY, from the coding sequence ATGCCCAAGAACATCCTCAGCCGTGGTCATAGTCGTACGCTGACCAAGCAGCACAAGATCGCCATCGCCGGTGTCGCCACGCTCGGTGCCGCCGCCGTCGCCCTCTCGGCCGTCCCCAGCAGCGCCAAGACCATCACCGCCGGCGCCCCGGCCGCGGCGGCCCAGGTGCAGTACGCCGCCCAGCCGGTCAAGGACGTCAAGGGCACGCTGACCGACCAGCTCGCCACCCAGACCGTCAAGCTCGACGCCTTCGCGGCCAAGAAGGCCGCCGCCGACGCGCTCGCCAAGAAGCAGGCCGCGGCGAAGCAGGCCGAGGCCAAGCAGAAGGCCGCCGCCGCGGCCGCCGCGAAGGCTGCCCAGGAGCGCGCCGCCAAGGAGGCCGCGAGCCGCTCCGCGCAGCGCCCCGAGGTGCAGCTGGTCGCCGCCAAGACCTACTCGAACAACCTGGACGGCTGGATCCGCCAGGCCCTGGACATCATGAAGTCCAAGGGCATCCCGGGCAGCTACAACGGCCTGCACAAGAACATCATGCGCGAGTCGTCCGGCAACCCCATGGCCATCAACGACTGGGACGTCAACGCGATCAACGGCATCCCGTCGAAGGGCCTGCTGCAGGTCATCCCGCCGACCTTCAACGCGTACCACGTCGCCGGCACGTCCTGGGACATCTACAACCCGGTCGCCAACATCACCGCCGCCGCCAACTACGCGGCGGACAAGTACGGCTCGATCGACAACGTGAACAGCGCGTACTGA
- a CDS encoding FHA domain-containing protein, whose translation MPELVLESNGRTWTLDSSRSYTLGRDPQGDVVFDDARVSWRHATVSFNGRSWVIEDHGSTNGTFVQGQRIQEMELGPGSAVHLGNATDGPRLNLSGAAAPVAQPQQQPQAAPYAAQGAGPGWAQQVPHQAGPGDWQQPQAAPVAPFPQQQSGPPEQYAQKAPGGGAGAPPVYGDRSPTTFHQFAVGRVMRIGRALENELVVSDLQVSRHHAEFHSTPDGRFEIRDLGSHNGTYVNGQPIAKGGSVLLGPADIVGVGHSTFRIVGDRLEEFVDTGEVSFSARHLTVTVDGGKQILKDVSFGVPEKSLIAVIGPSGSGKSTLLKALTGYRPANEGEVLYDNRNLYKQFAELRQRIGLVPQDDILHKELTVKKALKYAAKLRFPSDTTAQERDARIEEVLRELKLDIHKDKKVTSLSGGQRKRVSVALELLTKPSLIFLDEPTSGLDPGMDRDVMQLLRGLADDGRTVLVVTHSVAELALCDKLLVMAPGGAVAYFGPPEEALNFFGYDTWADVFSAFENYRDYDWAGRWKGSQHYQMYAADIDAVAPQSVHMPPPQAMKPPKPQGWGSQLMTLIRRYVSVIASDKGFLALTVILPAVLGAVSLLIDHNRGLLVNEAINPRTGQHVPNGTATTVLLILAVGACFAGAANSVRELIKERVIYERERATGLSRSAYLMSKVVVLGAVTVLQGLMVGVIGFSSREIPDQGLVLGGSTLFELCLPIMALGFTSMMFGLVISSLVKTAEKTMPLLVMFAIIQVVFTGCLFTLHGTLGVNEFSYLMPSRWAVAAAGATLDFNNIAPNNDDPGSTDPLWDHAASAWGLDMVALIVLGVICGFFVARFLRRHEPEVMRK comes from the coding sequence GTGCCGGAACTCGTACTGGAATCAAACGGACGGACCTGGACGCTCGATTCGTCCAGGTCCTACACACTCGGACGCGATCCGCAAGGAGACGTCGTGTTCGACGACGCCAGGGTCTCCTGGCGGCACGCCACGGTCAGCTTCAACGGCCGCAGTTGGGTCATCGAGGACCATGGCAGTACCAACGGCACGTTCGTGCAGGGCCAGCGGATCCAGGAGATGGAGCTCGGTCCCGGCTCGGCGGTGCACCTCGGCAACGCGACCGACGGACCGCGCCTGAACCTCTCCGGCGCCGCGGCCCCGGTCGCGCAGCCCCAGCAGCAGCCGCAGGCGGCGCCGTACGCCGCCCAGGGCGCGGGCCCCGGCTGGGCCCAGCAGGTGCCGCACCAGGCCGGGCCCGGCGACTGGCAGCAGCCGCAGGCCGCGCCGGTCGCACCCTTCCCGCAGCAGCAGAGCGGGCCGCCCGAGCAGTACGCGCAGAAGGCACCCGGCGGTGGCGCGGGGGCGCCGCCGGTCTACGGCGACCGCAGCCCCACCACGTTCCACCAGTTCGCCGTCGGCCGCGTGATGCGCATCGGCCGTGCCCTGGAGAACGAGCTGGTCGTCTCCGACCTGCAGGTCTCCCGGCACCACGCCGAGTTCCACTCGACGCCCGACGGCCGCTTCGAGATCCGCGACCTCGGCTCGCACAACGGCACGTACGTCAACGGCCAGCCGATCGCCAAGGGCGGCTCGGTGCTGCTCGGCCCGGCGGACATCGTCGGTGTCGGTCACTCCACCTTCCGTATCGTCGGCGACCGCCTCGAGGAGTTCGTCGACACCGGTGAGGTCTCCTTCTCGGCGCGCCATCTGACGGTCACGGTCGACGGCGGCAAGCAGATCCTGAAGGACGTCTCCTTCGGCGTCCCGGAGAAGTCGCTGATCGCGGTCATCGGCCCGTCGGGATCCGGCAAGTCGACCCTGCTCAAGGCGCTCACCGGCTATCGGCCCGCCAACGAGGGCGAGGTGCTGTACGACAACCGGAACCTCTACAAGCAGTTCGCCGAGCTGCGCCAGCGCATCGGTCTGGTCCCGCAGGACGACATCCTGCACAAGGAGCTGACCGTCAAGAAGGCTCTGAAGTACGCGGCCAAGCTGCGCTTCCCGTCCGACACCACCGCTCAGGAGCGCGACGCCCGCATCGAGGAGGTGCTGCGCGAGCTCAAGCTGGACATCCACAAGGACAAGAAGGTCACGTCCCTCTCCGGCGGCCAGCGCAAGCGCGTCTCGGTGGCCCTGGAGCTGCTCACGAAGCCGTCGCTGATCTTCCTGGACGAGCCGACCTCGGGCCTCGACCCGGGCATGGACCGCGACGTCATGCAGCTGCTGCGGGGCCTGGCCGACGACGGCCGTACGGTCCTCGTGGTCACCCACTCGGTGGCCGAGCTGGCGCTGTGCGACAAGCTCCTGGTGATGGCGCCGGGCGGCGCGGTCGCCTACTTCGGCCCGCCGGAGGAGGCGCTGAACTTCTTCGGCTACGACACCTGGGCCGACGTCTTCTCCGCCTTCGAGAACTACCGCGACTACGACTGGGCGGGCCGTTGGAAGGGCTCGCAGCACTACCAGATGTACGCCGCGGACATCGACGCGGTCGCCCCGCAGTCCGTACACATGCCTCCGCCGCAGGCGATGAAGCCGCCCAAGCCGCAGGGCTGGGGCTCGCAGCTGATGACCCTGATCCGGCGCTATGTGTCGGTCATCGCCTCCGACAAGGGATTCCTGGCGCTGACGGTGATCCTGCCGGCGGTGCTCGGTGCGGTCAGCCTCCTGATCGACCACAACCGGGGCCTGCTGGTCAACGAGGCGATCAACCCGCGCACCGGCCAGCACGTCCCGAACGGTACGGCCACCACGGTGCTCCTGATCCTCGCGGTCGGCGCCTGCTTCGCGGGTGCCGCGAACTCCGTCCGTGAGCTGATCAAGGAACGGGTCATCTACGAGCGGGAGCGCGCGACCGGCCTGTCCCGGTCGGCCTACCTGATGTCGAAGGTGGTCGTCCTCGGCGCGGTCACCGTGCTCCAGGGCCTGATGGTCGGCGTGATCGGCTTCTCCAGCCGTGAGATCCCTGACCAGGGGCTCGTCCTCGGCGGCTCGACGCTGTTCGAGCTGTGCCTGCCGATCATGGCGCTCGGCTTCACCTCGATGATGTTCGGTCTGGTGATCTCCTCGCTGGTGAAGACCGCCGAGAAGACCATGCCGCTGCTGGTCATGTTCGCGATCATCCAGGTCGTCTTCACCGGCTGCCTCTTCACCCTGCACGGCACCCTCGGCGTCAACGAGTTCTCGTACCTGATGCCGTCGCGCTGGGCGGTGGCCGCCGCGGGCGCCACGCTGGACTTCAACAACATCGCGCCGAACAACGACGACCCGGGCAGCACGGACCCGCTGTGGGACCACGCGGCCTCGGCCTGGGGCCTGGACATGGTCGCGCTGATCGTCCTCGGTGTGATCTGCGGCTTCTTCGTGGCCCGCTTCCTGCGCCGGCACGAGCCGGAGGTCATGCGGAAGTGA